From a region of the Paracoccus sp. TOH genome:
- a CDS encoding acyl-CoA synthetase, whose product MTGPAIDPAGGVIPVSTRVMNLATFLTQAARRDPDGIALVMGEARWSWAEFEARADALAHALQTRFGLQKGDRVMCQSQNCMEMMQAMFATWRAGGVWVPANFRQTPEEVAWLTESSGATLMFCNAAFPDHAAACGVTTLVFGQAGFGASVQAITAEHMGSRPQVAAVDRDDPCWFFFTSGTTGRPKASVLTHGQMAFVVTNHLADLMPGLTGDDASLVIAPLSHGAGVHQLTQVARGVKTVLLPTERFDVAQVWDLVRDWRVSTMFTVPTILKLLVEHPATETADTSSLRYVIYAGAPMYRVDQQKALRTLGKVLVQYFGLGECTGNITVLPAHLHEAEDGPAVRIGTCGHARTGIEIQIQDDQGRELPAGQTGEICVIGPAVFAGYYRNPQANAKAFRHGWFRTGDLGHMDEAGFLYITGRESDMFISGGSNVYPREIEEKILTHPAISEVAVLGVPDLLWGEVGWAICVASTPVTEEELAAFLMPKLSRYKLPRRFLFWDGLPKSAYGKITKKMIREELDARGLLEQAPA is encoded by the coding sequence ATGACCGGACCCGCCATCGACCCGGCCGGCGGCGTGATCCCGGTCTCGACCCGGGTGATGAACCTTGCCACCTTCCTGACCCAGGCCGCCCGGCGCGACCCCGACGGCATCGCGCTGGTCATGGGCGAGGCGCGCTGGAGCTGGGCCGAGTTCGAGGCCCGCGCCGACGCCCTGGCCCACGCGCTTCAGACCCGCTTTGGGTTGCAAAAGGGCGACCGGGTGATGTGCCAGTCGCAGAACTGCATGGAGATGATGCAGGCCATGTTCGCCACCTGGCGCGCGGGCGGCGTCTGGGTGCCCGCGAACTTTCGCCAGACGCCCGAGGAAGTGGCCTGGCTGACCGAATCCTCGGGCGCGACGCTGATGTTCTGCAATGCCGCCTTTCCCGATCATGCCGCCGCCTGCGGCGTCACGACGCTGGTCTTCGGGCAGGCCGGTTTCGGCGCCTCGGTGCAGGCGATCACCGCCGAGCACATGGGAAGCCGCCCGCAGGTGGCGGCGGTGGACCGCGACGATCCCTGCTGGTTCTTCTTCACCTCGGGAACCACGGGCCGGCCCAAGGCAAGCGTGCTGACCCATGGTCAGATGGCCTTCGTGGTGACGAACCACCTGGCCGACCTGATGCCGGGCCTGACCGGAGACGACGCCTCGCTGGTCATCGCGCCCTTGTCGCATGGCGCGGGCGTGCACCAGTTGACCCAGGTGGCGCGCGGGGTGAAAACCGTGCTGCTGCCGACCGAGCGTTTCGACGTGGCGCAGGTCTGGGATCTGGTGCGGGACTGGCGGGTGTCCACCATGTTCACCGTACCGACCATCCTGAAGCTGCTGGTCGAGCATCCGGCGACCGAGACGGCCGACACCTCGTCGCTGCGCTATGTGATCTATGCCGGCGCGCCGATGTATCGGGTGGATCAGCAGAAGGCGCTGCGCACCCTCGGCAAGGTGCTGGTGCAATATTTCGGCCTGGGCGAATGCACGGGCAACATCACCGTGCTGCCCGCACATCTGCACGAGGCCGAGGACGGCCCGGCCGTCCGCATCGGCACCTGCGGCCATGCCCGCACCGGCATCGAGATCCAGATCCAGGACGACCAGGGCCGCGAATTGCCGGCCGGCCAGACCGGCGAGATCTGCGTGATCGGCCCCGCCGTCTTCGCCGGCTACTACCGGAACCCGCAGGCCAATGCGAAGGCCTTCCGCCACGGCTGGTTCCGCACCGGCGACCTGGGCCACATGGACGAGGCGGGGTTCCTCTACATCACCGGGCGCGAAAGCGACATGTTCATCTCGGGCGGCTCGAACGTCTACCCGCGCGAGATCGAGGAAAAGATCCTGACCCATCCCGCCATTTCCGAAGTCGCGGTGCTGGGCGTGCCCGATCTGCTGTGGGGCGAGGTCGGCTGGGCGATCTGCGTCGCCAGCACCCCGGTGACCGAGGAGGAACTGGCGGCGTTCCTGATGCCGAAACTGTCGCGCTACAAGCTGCCCAGGCGCTTCCTGTTCTGGGACGGCCTGCCGAAATCGGCCTATGGCAAGATCACCAAGAAGATGATCCGCGAGGAACTGGACGCCCGCGGCTTGCTGGAGCAGGCCCCGGCATGA
- a CDS encoding acetyl-CoA acetyltransferase, translated as MTDPLIVGWAHTKFGRSEAPDTMALMAEVARPALDHAGLGADAVDGIFVGVYNNGFSRQDFQGALVAMGTPDLAGVPFMRTENACATGSAALYAAADFIASGRGKVALVIGAEKMSATPGDQVGDILLSASYVPEEGEIPGGFAGVFSRITESYFQRHGDRSEELAMIAAKNHENGMRNPYAHMQRPFDVGFCNTISDKNPRVAGPLRRTDCSLVSDGAAALVLAAPEVAADLQRAIRFRARAQAGDLLALSRRDPIAFDGPHRAWASALDQAGLGVTDLSLVETHDCFTTAEMIEYEAMGLAPRGQGWRVIRDGVTRFDGALPVNPSGGLKSRGHPIGATGVSQHVMVAMQLAGDAGAMQVPGASLGGVFNMGGAAVASYCSILERVK; from the coding sequence ATGACCGATCCGCTGATCGTCGGCTGGGCGCATACGAAATTCGGCAGGTCCGAGGCGCCCGACACAATGGCCCTGATGGCCGAGGTGGCGCGGCCGGCGCTGGACCACGCCGGCCTTGGCGCCGATGCCGTCGACGGCATCTTCGTCGGCGTCTACAACAACGGCTTCTCGCGCCAGGATTTCCAGGGCGCGCTGGTCGCCATGGGCACGCCGGACCTGGCGGGCGTGCCGTTCATGCGCACGGAAAACGCCTGCGCCACCGGCTCGGCCGCGCTCTATGCGGCGGCCGATTTCATCGCCTCGGGACGCGGCAAGGTGGCGTTGGTGATCGGCGCCGAAAAGATGAGCGCGACCCCGGGCGACCAGGTCGGCGACATCCTGCTGTCCGCGAGCTATGTCCCCGAGGAGGGCGAGATCCCCGGCGGCTTCGCCGGCGTCTTCAGCCGCATCACCGAAAGCTATTTCCAGCGCCACGGCGACCGGTCCGAGGAACTGGCGATGATCGCCGCCAAGAACCACGAAAACGGCATGCGCAACCCCTATGCGCATATGCAGAGGCCCTTCGACGTCGGCTTCTGCAACACCATCTCGGACAAGAACCCGCGCGTCGCCGGGCCGCTCAGGCGCACGGATTGCTCGCTGGTCTCGGACGGGGCGGCGGCCTTGGTGCTGGCCGCGCCCGAGGTGGCGGCCGATCTGCAGCGCGCCATCCGCTTCCGCGCCCGCGCCCAGGCCGGCGACCTGCTGGCGCTGTCGCGGCGCGATCCCATCGCCTTCGACGGCCCGCACCGGGCCTGGGCGTCGGCGCTGGATCAGGCGGGGCTCGGCGTCACGGACCTGTCGCTGGTCGAGACGCATGACTGCTTCACCACCGCCGAGATGATCGAATACGAGGCCATGGGCCTGGCCCCGCGCGGCCAGGGCTGGCGCGTCATCCGCGACGGCGTGACCCGGTTCGACGGCGCGCTGCCGGTGAACCCGTCGGGCGGGCTGAAGTCCCGGGGTCATCCGATCGGCGCCACCGGCGTCTCGCAGCATGTCATGGTGGCGATGCAGCTGGCCGGCGACGCGGGCGCCATGCAGGTGCCCGGCGCCAGCCTGGGCGGCGTCTTCAACATGGGCGGCGCCGCGGTCGCCAGCTATTGCTCGATCCTGGAGCGCGTGAAATGA
- a CDS encoding helix-turn-helix domain-containing protein: protein MTQAPAPSPAAPVPEPAGGGAQAVARALSLLSLVGRGGSAGLGLTELAGAAGLTRPTVRRLLLALAAARMVEQDRRTRRYHLGPEAYLLGTFAAERHGILHHARESMLRLAHETGDTVLLTVPQGDHTLCLERIEGDFPIRTHALMRGDRKPAGVGAGALALLAALPVPEADALLQKAAPLIELLAPGLAPALADDLARARATGEALNPGRVVPGSWGLGVAILWRDGRPAGALSIAAIENRMGEARRTELAAALHREARLVESRLAALETQQKRNIA, encoded by the coding sequence ATGACCCAGGCGCCGGCCCCATCCCCCGCCGCCCCCGTCCCCGAGCCCGCCGGCGGCGGCGCGCAGGCGGTGGCGCGGGCGCTGTCGCTTCTGTCGCTGGTCGGCAGGGGCGGCAGCGCCGGGCTGGGGCTGACGGAACTGGCCGGCGCCGCCGGGCTGACAAGGCCCACGGTGCGGCGGCTGCTGCTGGCCCTGGCGGCGGCGCGCATGGTCGAACAGGATCGCCGGACCCGGCGCTATCACCTGGGCCCCGAGGCCTATCTGCTGGGCACATTCGCCGCCGAGCGCCACGGCATCCTGCATCACGCGCGCGAATCCATGCTGCGGCTGGCGCACGAGACCGGCGACACCGTGCTGCTGACCGTGCCGCAGGGCGACCATACGCTGTGCCTGGAACGGATCGAGGGCGATTTCCCGATCCGCACCCATGCGCTGATGCGCGGCGACCGCAAGCCCGCGGGCGTCGGTGCCGGGGCGTTGGCGCTGCTTGCCGCCCTGCCGGTGCCCGAGGCCGACGCGCTTTTGCAGAAGGCCGCGCCGCTGATCGAGCTTCTGGCTCCCGGCCTGGCCCCCGCGCTGGCCGACGACCTGGCCCGCGCCCGCGCGACGGGCGAGGCGCTGAATCCCGGCCGGGTGGTGCCGGGATCCTGGGGCCTGGGCGTCGCCATCCTGTGGCGCGACGGCCGCCCGGCCGGCGCGCTTTCCATCGCCGCCATCGAGAACCGCATGGGCGAGGCACGCCGGACCGAATTGGCCGCCGCCCTGCACCGCGAGGCGCGGCTGGTCGAATCCCGGCTCGCGGCGCTTGAGACGCAACAGAAAAGGAACATCGCATGA
- a CDS encoding TRAP transporter substrate-binding protein: MTITRRSVLMGAAAGALAAPFIRPGAARAAEFSYKIANNQPLEHPSNVRLTEAVKAILEETSGAVDIQIFPSNQLGADTDVLGQLRSGGVEFFQLSPIILSTLVPNASINGVGFAFPDYDTVWKAMDGELGAYERAQIEGAGLVVMEKIWDNGFRQTTSSTKPITTPADFEGFKIRVPVSPLWTSLFSAFGAAPASINFAEVYTALQTGIVDGQENPLAIMKVAKLWEVQKYLSMTNHMWDGFWLLGNRRAWGALPEDAQQIVAKHFNAGAEKQRADVMALNTSLRGDLEGQGFVFNDVDPQPFADKLREAGFYAEWKKTYGDEAWEILETAIGRKLV, from the coding sequence ATGACAATCACCCGCCGCAGCGTCCTGATGGGTGCCGCCGCCGGCGCGCTGGCCGCGCCCTTCATCCGGCCGGGCGCCGCCCGCGCCGCCGAGTTCAGCTACAAGATCGCCAACAACCAGCCGCTCGAGCATCCCAGCAACGTCCGGCTGACCGAGGCGGTCAAGGCGATCCTCGAGGAAACCTCGGGCGCGGTGGACATCCAGATCTTCCCCTCGAACCAGCTCGGCGCCGATACCGACGTGCTGGGCCAGCTGCGCTCGGGCGGGGTCGAGTTCTTCCAGCTTTCGCCGATCATCCTGTCGACGCTGGTGCCCAACGCCTCGATCAACGGCGTGGGATTCGCCTTCCCGGATTACGACACCGTCTGGAAGGCGATGGACGGCGAGCTGGGCGCCTATGAGCGCGCGCAGATCGAGGGCGCCGGCCTGGTGGTGATGGAAAAGATCTGGGACAACGGCTTCCGCCAGACCACCTCCTCGACCAAGCCGATCACCACGCCCGCCGATTTCGAGGGCTTCAAGATCCGCGTGCCGGTCAGCCCGCTCTGGACCTCGCTGTTCTCGGCCTTCGGCGCGGCGCCCGCCTCGATCAACTTCGCCGAGGTCTACACCGCGCTGCAGACCGGCATCGTGGACGGGCAGGAAAACCCCCTCGCCATCATGAAGGTCGCCAAGCTGTGGGAGGTGCAGAAATATCTCTCGATGACCAACCACATGTGGGACGGGTTCTGGCTGCTGGGCAACCGTCGCGCCTGGGGCGCCCTGCCCGAGGACGCGCAGCAGATCGTCGCCAAGCATTTCAACGCCGGCGCCGAGAAGCAGCGCGCCGACGTGATGGCGCTGAACACCTCGCTGCGCGGCGACCTGGAGGGCCAGGGCTTCGTGTTCAACGACGTGGACCCGCAGCCCTTCGCGGACAAGCTGCGCGAGGCGGGCTTCTATGCCGAGTGGAAAAAGACCTATGGCGACGAGGCCTGGGAGATCCTGGAAACCGCCATCGGCCGGAAGCTGGTCTGA
- a CDS encoding TRAP transporter large permease subunit — MTEPKRAERWMRPVEIAAAGLLVVMMVTVLANVFFRYVLSKPLIWGDEVASISFIWMAMLGATLAVDRHEHMKLTVFLPLLPERLARVVEVAGQVLVCVLLLRLLPVAVEYAYEESYVTSPALGLPMSWRASALPAGIGLMAALSLLSVLRTREWRIIAGTVVLAGALIALLWFARPTLLSIGNWNLPIWLGLLVAVLLCGGVPIAFCFALGTLAYLTFASHAPIFVMMGRIDEGMSSLILLSVPVFVLLGCILDATGMGKAIVNFLASLLGHVKAGMSYVLLGSMFLVSGISGSKVSDMATVAPALFPEMRRRGHSPSEMTALLATGAAMADTVPPSIVLIVLGSVAGVSIAGLFTSGFAIAMVLLVVLAVLARWKARKEDMSGVTRVTPALILKAGVIAAPALVLPFMIRSLVGGGVATATEVSAIAVVYAFLIGVVLYGGIPLHKLGTMLVETAAMSGAILLILGAASAMAWALTQSGFARDLMGFVTGLPGGWVVFMLASIVIFLVLGCVLEGLPAIVLLAPIMFPIARGLGIHDIHYAMVIVTAMNIGLMAPPIGIGFYIACKIANVPADQVMRRIWPYLAALLIGLLAIAAVPWFSTALL, encoded by the coding sequence ATGACCGAACCGAAGCGCGCCGAGCGCTGGATGCGCCCGGTCGAGATCGCCGCCGCCGGTCTGCTGGTGGTGATGATGGTCACGGTGCTGGCGAATGTGTTCTTCCGCTACGTGCTGAGCAAGCCGCTGATCTGGGGCGACGAGGTCGCCTCGATCAGCTTCATCTGGATGGCGATGCTGGGCGCGACGCTGGCGGTGGACCGCCACGAACACATGAAGCTGACCGTGTTCCTGCCGCTGCTGCCCGAACGGCTGGCCCGCGTGGTGGAGGTGGCGGGCCAGGTGCTGGTCTGCGTGCTGCTGCTGCGGCTGCTGCCGGTGGCGGTCGAATACGCCTATGAGGAAAGCTATGTGACCTCGCCGGCCCTGGGCCTGCCGATGTCCTGGCGCGCCTCGGCCCTGCCGGCAGGTATCGGGCTGATGGCGGCGCTGTCGCTGCTTTCGGTGCTGCGCACACGGGAATGGCGGATCATCGCCGGCACGGTGGTCCTGGCCGGCGCCCTGATCGCGCTGCTGTGGTTCGCGCGGCCGACGCTGCTCTCCATCGGCAACTGGAACCTGCCGATCTGGCTGGGCCTGCTGGTCGCGGTGCTGCTTTGCGGCGGCGTGCCCATCGCCTTCTGTTTCGCGCTGGGAACGCTGGCCTATCTGACCTTTGCCAGCCATGCGCCGATCTTCGTGATGATGGGCCGCATCGACGAGGGCATGTCCTCGCTGATCCTGCTGTCGGTTCCGGTCTTCGTGCTTCTGGGCTGCATCCTGGACGCGACGGGCATGGGCAAGGCCATCGTCAATTTCCTCGCCTCGCTGCTGGGCCACGTCAAGGCGGGGATGAGCTATGTGCTGCTGGGCTCGATGTTCCTCGTCTCGGGGATTTCCGGCTCCAAGGTCTCGGACATGGCGACGGTGGCGCCCGCGCTGTTTCCGGAAATGCGCCGGCGCGGCCATTCGCCGTCCGAGATGACGGCGCTGCTGGCGACCGGCGCGGCCATGGCCGATACCGTGCCGCCCTCGATCGTGCTGATCGTGCTGGGCTCGGTCGCGGGGGTGTCCATCGCCGGGCTGTTCACCTCGGGCTTCGCCATCGCCATGGTGCTGCTGGTGGTGCTGGCCGTCCTGGCGCGCTGGAAGGCCCGCAAGGAGGACATGTCGGGCGTCACCCGCGTCACGCCCGCGCTGATCCTGAAGGCGGGGGTGATCGCCGCCCCGGCGCTGGTGCTGCCCTTCATGATCCGCAGCCTGGTCGGCGGCGGCGTCGCCACCGCGACCGAGGTTTCGGCCATCGCCGTGGTCTACGCCTTCCTCATCGGCGTCGTGCTCTATGGCGGCATCCCGCTGCACAAGCTGGGCACCATGCTGGTCGAGACCGCCGCCATGTCCGGCGCGATCCTGCTGATCCTGGGTGCGGCCTCGGCGATGGCCTGGGCCCTGACGCAATCCGGCTTTGCCCGCGACCTGATGGGTTTCGTCACCGGCCTGCCGGGCGGCTGGGTGGTGTTCATGCTGGCCAGCATCGTGATCTTCCTGGTGCTGGGCTGCGTGCTGGAGGGGCTGCCGGCCATCGTGCTGCTGGCGCCGATCATGTTCCCCATCGCCCGCGGCCTCGGCATCCACGACATCCATTACGCCATGGTCATCGTCACCGCCATGAACATCGGCCTGATGGCGCCGCCCATCGGCATCGGCTTCTACATCGCCTGCAAGATCGCCAATGTGCCCGCCGACCAGGTCATGCGCCGCATCTGGCCCTATCTGGCGGCGCTGCTGATCGGCCTGCTGGCCATCGCCGCCGTGCCTTGGTTCTCGACCGCCTTGCTTTGA
- a CDS encoding alpha/beta hydrolase, translating into MTGHRRRIGSIGGRGPNAGIVEQPTWTRPCPDRWLTEIAGALLMHPGSVLVGHSLGAVAAGEAVAAMVAVQGGRCAAGGGAGAAPPDQSGSLSAAGPVLPAAAWNLLLGTEMLLWPLLRPGPGGSPRQARKPRLPLRTAGAACCRITASLCKYVIISLSTACLSSPGILPVLPRFSGTPEIRAGTFLTPHGFVGRLNQSVYTQGLLENGRFRE; encoded by the coding sequence TTGACGGGGCACCGGCGCCGCATTGGCAGCATTGGTGGGCGCGGTCCGAATGCCGGCATCGTCGAACAGCCCACGTGGACGCGGCCCTGCCCGGACCGATGGCTGACCGAGATCGCCGGCGCCCTGCTGATGCATCCGGGTTCGGTTCTGGTCGGGCATTCGCTTGGCGCCGTCGCCGCGGGTGAAGCTGTTGCTGCAATGGTCGCAGTTCAGGGTGGGCGGTGTGCTGCTGGTGGCGGGGCAGGCGCTGCGCCGCCAGATCAGTCCGGCAGCCTTTCGGCGGCTGGTCCTGTTCTGCCTGCTGCTGCTTGGAACCTGCTGCTTGGGACTGAAATGCTGCTGTGGCCGCTGCTTCGCCCGGGCCCGGGCGGATCACCGCGCCAGGCGCGAAAGCCCCGCTTGCCCCTCCGGACGGCGGGTGCGGCGTGTTGTCGCATAACAGCAAGTCTATGCAAATACGTGATTATTTCGCTCTCGACGGCCTGTCTTTCAAGTCCGGGCATTTTGCCTGTCCTGCCGCGCTTCTCGGGAACGCCTGAGATTCGTGCAGGAACTTTCTTGACCCCTCACGGTTTTGTGGGAAGATTGAACCAGAGCGTCTACACGCAAGGGTTGCTCGAAAATGGTCGATTCCGCGAATGA
- the napE gene encoding periplasmic nitrate reductase, NapE protein, translating to MVDSANETDHPKHRKRDEIIAFLILAVVIWPILSVGIVGGYGFLVWMWQIIFGPPGPMH from the coding sequence ATGGTCGATTCCGCGAATGAAACCGATCACCCCAAGCATCGCAAGCGGGATGAAATCATCGCTTTCCTGATCCTCGCCGTGGTGATCTGGCCGATCCTCTCGGTCGGGATCGTCGGCGGTTACGGCTTCCTGGTGTGGATGTGGCAGATCATCTTCGGCCCCCCCGGACCCATGCATTAG
- a CDS encoding chaperone NapD — MREPDRKPIQRRDILTGKLKQAEPRFLHISSAIVTARPERADAVAGRLATLPGTEVHAVRGAKIVLVLEGGSVGEIGGRLAEISIMEDVFSANLVFEQVLAADEQEAPA; from the coding sequence ATGCGCGAGCCAGACAGGAAACCGATCCAGCGACGCGACATTCTGACCGGCAAACTGAAACAGGCAGAGCCGCGTTTTCTCCACATTTCCAGCGCCATCGTCACCGCCCGGCCGGAACGGGCCGATGCCGTCGCCGGCCGCCTTGCCACCCTGCCGGGGACCGAGGTGCATGCGGTCCGGGGTGCCAAGATCGTGCTGGTGCTGGAGGGCGGTTCGGTGGGCGAGATCGGCGGCCGGCTGGCCGAGATTTCGATCATGGAGGACGTGTTCTCGGCCAATCTGGTCTTCGAGCAGGTGTTGGCCGCCGATGAGCAGGAGGCGCCGGCATGA
- the napA gene encoding periplasmic nitrate reductase subunit alpha, with protein sequence MSISRRDLLKAQAAGVAALAANIPLAAPAQPVPGGVESLQITWSKAPCRFCGTGCGVMVGVKEGRVIATHGDLLAEVNRGLNCVKGYFLSKIMYGADRLTQPLLRKKDGVYAKDGEFTPVSWEEAFDIMAAQAKRVLADKGPTALGMFGSGQWTIFEGYAATKLMRAGFRSNNLDPNARHCMASAAYGFMRTFGMDEPMGCYDDFEAADAFVLWGSNMAEMHPILWTRVTDRRLGHPHVKVAVLSTFTHRSSDLADIPIVFKPGTDLAILNYIANHIIQTGRVNRDFVDRHTTFVKGATGIGYGLRDDDPREMAARTAEDPAATTPSTFEEFAELVSEYTLEKVSELTGVEPGFLEQLAELYADPERKVMSLWTMGFNQHVRGVWANQMVYNIHLLTGKISEPGNSPFSLTGQPSACGTAREVGTFAHRLPADMTVTNPEHRKHAEEIWRIPEGLIPEQPGLHAVAQDRALHDGRLNFYWIQVNNNLQASPNNSNEAWPGYRNPENFIVVSDAYPTVTALAADLILPAAMWVEKEGAYGNAERRTHVWHQLVEAPGEARSDLWQMMEFSKRFTTDEVWPEEILAANPNYRGQSLFDVLFRNGSVDRFPLSDLDPDYANRESQEFGFYVQKGLFEEYASFGRGHGHDLAPYDTYHQVRGLRWPVVDGKETRWRYREGLDPYVEPGAGVQFYGNPDGKARFLAVPYEPPAEPPDEEYNIWLVTGRVLEHWHSGSMTMRVPELYRAFPGARCFMHPEDAREMGFNQGAEVRVVSRRGEIRTRIDTRGRNRMPRGVVFVPWFDASQLINKVTLDATDPISKQTDFKKCAVKILSV encoded by the coding sequence ATGAGCATTTCCAGACGCGATCTGCTCAAGGCGCAGGCGGCGGGGGTTGCCGCGCTGGCCGCCAATATCCCGCTGGCGGCGCCGGCCCAGCCGGTGCCCGGCGGCGTCGAATCCCTGCAGATCACCTGGTCCAAGGCGCCCTGCCGGTTTTGCGGCACCGGCTGCGGCGTCATGGTGGGCGTCAAGGAGGGGCGGGTCATCGCCACCCATGGCGACCTGCTGGCCGAGGTGAACCGGGGCCTGAACTGCGTCAAGGGCTATTTCCTGTCCAAGATCATGTATGGCGCGGACCGGCTGACCCAGCCGCTGCTGCGCAAGAAGGACGGGGTCTATGCCAAGGACGGCGAATTCACCCCGGTCAGCTGGGAGGAAGCCTTCGACATCATGGCGGCCCAGGCCAAGCGGGTGCTGGCGGACAAGGGGCCCACGGCGCTTGGCATGTTCGGTTCGGGGCAATGGACCATCTTCGAGGGCTATGCCGCGACCAAGCTGATGCGCGCGGGCTTCCGGTCGAACAATCTGGACCCCAATGCCCGGCATTGCATGGCCTCGGCCGCCTATGGCTTCATGCGCACCTTCGGCATGGACGAGCCGATGGGCTGCTACGATGATTTCGAGGCGGCGGATGCCTTCGTGCTCTGGGGCTCGAACATGGCCGAGATGCATCCCATCCTGTGGACGCGGGTCACCGACCGCCGGCTGGGCCATCCGCATGTCAAGGTGGCGGTGCTGTCGACCTTTACCCATCGCAGCTCGGATCTCGCGGACATTCCCATCGTCTTCAAGCCCGGCACCGACCTGGCGATCCTGAACTACATCGCCAATCACATCATCCAGACCGGCCGGGTGAACCGCGATTTCGTCGATCGCCACACCACTTTCGTCAAGGGCGCGACCGGCATCGGCTACGGGCTGCGCGACGACGATCCGCGCGAGATGGCCGCCCGCACGGCGGAAGATCCGGCGGCGACCACGCCCTCGACATTCGAGGAATTCGCCGAACTGGTCAGCGAATACACGCTGGAGAAAGTGTCCGAACTGACCGGGGTCGAGCCGGGCTTTCTGGAGCAGCTGGCCGAGCTTTACGCCGATCCCGAGCGCAAGGTCATGTCGCTGTGGACCATGGGCTTCAACCAGCATGTGCGCGGGGTCTGGGCCAACCAGATGGTCTATAACATCCACCTGCTGACCGGGAAGATTTCCGAACCGGGCAACAGCCCGTTCTCGCTGACCGGCCAGCCCTCGGCCTGCGGCACGGCGCGCGAGGTGGGCACCTTCGCCCATCGCCTGCCCGCCGACATGACGGTGACCAATCCCGAACACCGCAAGCATGCCGAGGAGATCTGGCGCATCCCCGAAGGCCTGATCCCCGAACAGCCGGGCCTGCATGCGGTGGCGCAGGACCGGGCATTGCATGACGGCAGGCTGAATTTCTACTGGATCCAGGTGAACAACAACCTGCAGGCCTCGCCCAACAACAGCAACGAGGCCTGGCCGGGCTATCGCAACCCGGAAAACTTCATCGTCGTCTCGGACGCCTATCCGACGGTGACGGCGCTGGCCGCCGACCTGATCCTGCCCGCCGCCATGTGGGTCGAGAAGGAGGGCGCCTATGGCAATGCCGAGCGGCGCACCCATGTCTGGCACCAGCTGGTCGAGGCGCCCGGCGAGGCGCGCTCGGACCTGTGGCAGATGATGGAGTTCTCGAAACGCTTCACCACCGACGAGGTCTGGCCCGAGGAAATCCTGGCCGCCAACCCCAATTATCGCGGTCAGAGCCTGTTCGACGTGCTGTTCCGCAATGGCAGCGTCGACAGATTCCCGCTTTCCGACCTGGATCCCGATTACGCCAACCGGGAATCCCAGGAGTTCGGCTTCTACGTCCAGAAGGGCCTGTTCGAGGAATATGCCAGCTTCGGCCGCGGTCATGGCCATGACCTGGCCCCCTATGACACCTATCACCAGGTCCGCGGCCTGCGCTGGCCGGTGGTGGACGGCAAGGAAACCCGCTGGCGCTATCGCGAGGGGCTCGACCCCTATGTCGAGCCGGGCGCGGGCGTGCAGTTCTACGGCAATCCCGACGGCAAGGCCCGCTTCCTCGCCGTGCCCTACGAGCCGCCGGCCGAACCGCCGGACGAGGAATACAACATCTGGCTGGTGACCGGCCGGGTGCTGGAACACTGGCATTCCGGGTCGATGACCATGCGCGTGCCGGAACTGTACCGGGCCTTCCCCGGCGCCCGCTGCTTCATGCATCCCGAGGATGCCCGCGAGATGGGCTTCAACCAGGGGGCCGAGGTGCGCGTCGTCTCGCGCCGGGGCGAGATCCGCACCCGCATCGACACCCGCGGGCGCAACCGGATGCCCCGCGGCGTGGTCTTCGTGCCGTGGTTCGATGCCAGCCAGCTGATCAACAAGGTGACGCTGGACGCCACGGATCCCATTTCCAAGCAGACGGATTTCAAGAAATGCGCGGTCAAGATCCTCTCCGTCTGA
- a CDS encoding nitrate reductase cytochrome c-type subunit has translation MRGQDPLRLIRPAAMAGLALFALVGTALSQAEPAVQIVPPLTGWPDPMAGEEIPPLGRPITDDVRRMRNYPEQPPVIPHSIDGYQLTVNTNRCMDCHKPQFTEGSGAPMISVTHFQDRDGQVLTDVTPRRYFCTACHVQQTDVKPLVPNGFRDGYQHAGGP, from the coding sequence ATGCGCGGTCAAGATCCTCTCCGTCTGATCCGGCCCGCCGCCATGGCCGGACTGGCGCTGTTCGCCCTGGTCGGCACCGCCCTGTCGCAGGCCGAGCCGGCGGTGCAGATCGTCCCGCCGCTGACCGGCTGGCCCGACCCGATGGCGGGCGAGGAGATCCCGCCGCTGGGCCGCCCGATCACCGACGACGTGCGCCGGATGCGCAACTATCCCGAACAGCCGCCGGTGATCCCGCATTCCATCGACGGCTACCAGCTGACGGTGAACACCAACCGCTGCATGGATTGCCACAAGCCGCAATTCACCGAGGGCTCGGGCGCGCCGATGATCAGCGTCACGCATTTCCAGGACCGCGACGGGCAGGTGCTGACCGACGTGACGCCGCGGCGCTATTTCTGCACCGCCTGCCATGTCCAGCAGACCGATGTGAAGCCGCTGGTGCCGAACGGCTTCCGCGACGGCTACCAGCATGCCGGGGGCCCGTGA